From a region of the Osmia lignaria lignaria isolate PbOS001 chromosome 10, iyOsmLign1, whole genome shotgun sequence genome:
- the Surf1 gene encoding surfeit locus protein 1, protein MKFRISKVFSRIGNQFNVNIVQSLLNKAYSIRSLCNVTNITKPEVKPNLLLRDKINAYNSRKNHDPYTYFLLSIPLATFMLGTWQIQRRKWKLDLIEKLSSRINHQPIELPENLQELQSMEYYPVKVKGTFLYEKEFFVGYRSLLVDGKSADYNAFFNKQTPQIGYHVITPLKLADRDLTILVNRGWIPSLYNNAVRNHENQTENEVEIVGIVRLNEKRPPFIPGNAPEKSVWYYRDLNQMAKKADASPVYIEMIHNKNSSEFPIGSQTKVELRNEHLSYIITWYSLSLFTGYMWYKQFMKRPIAFKGKRLSYR, encoded by the exons atgaaattcagaATTAGTAAAGTTTTTTCAAGAATTGGAAACCAATTCAACGTTAATATTGTTCAGTCTTTGTTAAACAAAGCGTATTCTATTCGATCACTGTGTAATGTTACAAATATTACTAAACCAGAGGTTAAACCTAACCTTCTTTTAAGAGATAAAATCAATGCTTataattcaagaaaaaatcACGATCCTTACACATATTTCTTACTG AGTATACCACTTGCCACATTTATGCTTGGTACATGGCAAATTCAAAGACGCAAATGGAAATTAGATTTAATAGAAAAGTTGAGTAGTCGTATTAATCATCAGCCGATCGAACTACCAGAAAA cTTACAGGAATTGCAGTCAATGGAATATTATCCTGTTAAAGTAAAAGGAACATTTTTGTATGAAAAGGAATTTTTTGTGGGTTACAGAAGTTTATTAGTAGATGGAAAATCTGCAGACTATAatgcattttttaataaacaaaccCCCCAAATAGGATACCATGTTATTACACCCTTGAAATTGGCTGATAGAGA tttgACAATTTTGGTAAATCGTGGCTGGATTCCATCACTGTATAATAATGCAGTAAGAAATCATGAAAATCAAACAGAGAATGAAGTAGAAATTGTAGGAATTGTaagattaaatgaaaaaagaccACCATTTATTCCAGGCAATGCTCCAGAAAAAAGTGTGTGGTATTATAG AGATTTGAATCAAATGGCTAAAAAGGCAGATGCAAGTCCTGTATATATTGAAATGATTCACAATAAGAATTCATCAGAGTTTCCAATAGGAAGTCAAACAAAAGTTGAATTAAGAAATGAACATTTGAGTTATATCATTACATGGTATTCCCTTTCTTTATTCACTGGATATATGTGGTATAAACAATTTATGAAAAGGCCAATTGCATTTAAAGGCAAACGTTTATCATATCGTTGA
- the Gs2 gene encoding glutamine synthetase 2 isoform X2, with protein MSRLMLKESPNAALDKTLLNRYLELPQPENTVQAKYIWIDGTGENLRSKTRTVDFVPKHPSELPIWTYDGSSTYQADGANSDIYLCPVAIYDDPFRRGKNKLVLCDTYYSDMTPTASNKRFKANEAMEAVKDQEPWFGIEQEYTFLDFDGRPLGWPKNGFPGPQGPYYCGVGADKVIGREIVEAHYRACLYAGVKIAGTNAEVMPSQWEFQVGPCVGISAGDDLWVARFILHRVAEEYGVIVTLDPKPVDGSWNGAGAHTNFSTKAMRNENGIAEIEKAIDKLSKQHLRHIQAYDPRGGKDNERRLTGKCETSSIHDFSAGVANRNVSIRIPRGVAEDKKGYLEDRRPSSNCDPYSVCDALIRTCVLNE; from the exons ATGTCGCGTCTTATGCTGAAGGAGTCGCCGAACGCGGCCCTAGATAAGACCCTGCTGAACAGGTACCTGGAACTACCCCAACCGGAGAACACAGTTCAGGCGAAATACATTTGGATCGATGGTACCGGTGAAAATTTGCGAAGCAAGACCAGGACCGTTGATTTCGTGCCGAAACATCCGTCAG AATTGCCGATCTGGACGTACGATGGTAGCTCGACGTACCAAGCGGATGGAGCGAACAGTGACATTTATCTATGCCCGGTAGCGATCTACGACGATCCGTTTCGTCGCGGGAAGAACAAACTTGTACTCTGCGACACTTATTACAGCGATATGACACCAACGGCGTCTAACAAGCGTTTCAAAGCGAACGAGGCTATGGAAGCGGTGAAGGATCAGGAACCATGGTTCGGTATCGAGCAAGAGTACACTTTCCTTGATTTCGACGGTAGGCCCCTTGGCTGGCCGAAGAACGGTTTCCCGGGTCCCCAAGGACCGTACTACTGCGGCGTCGGCGCCGACAAGGTTATCGGTCGCGAAATCGTCGAGGCTCATTACCGAGCCTGTCTTTACGCCGGCGTGAAGATTGCTGGTACAAATGCCGAAGTAATGCCGTCTCAGTGGGAGTTCCAGGTTGGTCCCTGCGTCGGCATATCAGCCGGCGATGATTTATGGGTCGCCAGGTTCATACTGCATCGCGTGGCCGAGGAATACGGTGTGATCGTCACCTTGGATCCAAAGCCCGTGGACGGTTCGTGGAACGGCGCTGGCGCGCACACGAACTTCTCGACAAAGGCAATGCGAAACGAAAACGGTATCGCCGAGATCGAGAAGGCGATCGACAAGCTGAGCAAGCAGCACCTAAGGCACATCCAAGCGTACGACCCACGCGGAGGAAAGGACAACGAACGTCGTTTAACCGGAAAATGCGAAACCAGCAGCATACATGATTTCAGCGCTGGTGTAGCGAATCGTAATGTCAGTATTCGTATACCTCGAGGCGTTGCCGAGGATAAGAAAGGGTACCTGGAGGACAGAAGACCAAGTAGCAATTGCGATCCATACTCGGTGTGCGACGCTCTTATTCGTACTTGTGTCCTCAACGAGTAA
- the LOC143305203 gene encoding S-formylglutathione hydrolase-like codes for MILRIIHVAKLNFCYKRLNACNFTRYKMPDITEVSSNKCFGGWQKVYSHESYELRCKMNFGIFLPPQVEEGPVPVIYWLSGLTCTEANFIQKAGAQKYASEHGVILVAPDTSPRNLNIPGEDDDWDFGTGAGFYVDATKEPWNKNYRMYSYVTKELLALINEKFPVLPHKQSIMGHSMGGHGALICALKNPGLYKTVSAFAPISNPISCPWGKKAFSGYFGGTETNVAWKDWDATELAKKYNGPPLDILVDQGKEDKFWKDGQLLPENLLAVAKDAGLSLVLRFQEGYDHSYFFIATFIEDHIKHHVKYLKS; via the exons ATGATATTAAGAATCATCCACGTAGCCAAACTAAACTTTTGTTACAAGAGATTGAACGCCTGTAATTTCACGCGATACAAG ATGCCTGACATTACTGAAGTTTCGAGTAATAAATGCTTTGGAGGATGGCAAAAAGTCTATTCGCACGAAAG CTATGAATTGAGATGTAAaatgaattttggaatttttcttcCACCCCAAGTGGAAGAAGGGCCTGTTCCTGTTATCTACTGGTTATCTGGTCTAACATGTACAGAagcaaattttattcaaaaagcaGGTGCACAAAAATATGCTTCTGAGCATGGAGTAATTTTAGTTGCACCTGATACAAGTCCTCGTAATCTTAATATACCTGGGGAAGATGATGACTGGGATTTTGGAACTGGTGCTGGTTTTTATGTTGATGCAACAAAGGAACCatggaataaaaattatagaatGTATAGCTATGTTACTAAAGAATTACTGGCTctgattaatgaaaaatttcccgTTTTACCGCATAAACAATCTATAATGGGACATAG TATGGGTGGACATGGAGCTTTGATATGTGCTTTAAAAAATCCTGGTTTGTATAAGACTGTTTCTGCATTTGCACCCATAAGCAACCCAATCTCATGCCCATGGGGTAAGAAAGCCTTTTCTGGTTATTTCGGTGGAACAGAAACTAATGTTGCATGGAAAGACTGGGATGCTACTGAACTGGCTAAAAAGTATAATGGCCCTCCTTTGGATATTTTGGTTGATCAG GGAAAAGAAGATAAGTTTTGGAAAGATGGCCAACTATTACCAGAGAATTTGTTAGCCGTTGCAAAAGATGCTGGATTATCATTGGTTCTTAGGTTTCAAGAAGGCTATGATCACAGTTATTTTTTCATAGCTACATTTATTGAAGATCATATTAAGCATCATGTAAAATATCTTAAGAGTTAA
- the Gs2 gene encoding glutamine synthetase 2 isoform X1, translating to MSPNILVKLCGTRVLQNVGIGQKPKWITVNRFLSITMSRLMLKESPNAALDKTLLNRYLELPQPENTVQAKYIWIDGTGENLRSKTRTVDFVPKHPSELPIWTYDGSSTYQADGANSDIYLCPVAIYDDPFRRGKNKLVLCDTYYSDMTPTASNKRFKANEAMEAVKDQEPWFGIEQEYTFLDFDGRPLGWPKNGFPGPQGPYYCGVGADKVIGREIVEAHYRACLYAGVKIAGTNAEVMPSQWEFQVGPCVGISAGDDLWVARFILHRVAEEYGVIVTLDPKPVDGSWNGAGAHTNFSTKAMRNENGIAEIEKAIDKLSKQHLRHIQAYDPRGGKDNERRLTGKCETSSIHDFSAGVANRNVSIRIPRGVAEDKKGYLEDRRPSSNCDPYSVCDALIRTCVLNE from the exons ATGAGTCCGAACATTTTAGTAAAGTTATGCGGTACAAGGGTATTGCAGAATGTCGGTATCGGTCAAAAGCCGAAATGGATCACCGTTAACAGATTCCTTAG TATCACAATGTCGCGTCTTATGCTGAAGGAGTCGCCGAACGCGGCCCTAGATAAGACCCTGCTGAACAGGTACCTGGAACTACCCCAACCGGAGAACACAGTTCAGGCGAAATACATTTGGATCGATGGTACCGGTGAAAATTTGCGAAGCAAGACCAGGACCGTTGATTTCGTGCCGAAACATCCGTCAG AATTGCCGATCTGGACGTACGATGGTAGCTCGACGTACCAAGCGGATGGAGCGAACAGTGACATTTATCTATGCCCGGTAGCGATCTACGACGATCCGTTTCGTCGCGGGAAGAACAAACTTGTACTCTGCGACACTTATTACAGCGATATGACACCAACGGCGTCTAACAAGCGTTTCAAAGCGAACGAGGCTATGGAAGCGGTGAAGGATCAGGAACCATGGTTCGGTATCGAGCAAGAGTACACTTTCCTTGATTTCGACGGTAGGCCCCTTGGCTGGCCGAAGAACGGTTTCCCGGGTCCCCAAGGACCGTACTACTGCGGCGTCGGCGCCGACAAGGTTATCGGTCGCGAAATCGTCGAGGCTCATTACCGAGCCTGTCTTTACGCCGGCGTGAAGATTGCTGGTACAAATGCCGAAGTAATGCCGTCTCAGTGGGAGTTCCAGGTTGGTCCCTGCGTCGGCATATCAGCCGGCGATGATTTATGGGTCGCCAGGTTCATACTGCATCGCGTGGCCGAGGAATACGGTGTGATCGTCACCTTGGATCCAAAGCCCGTGGACGGTTCGTGGAACGGCGCTGGCGCGCACACGAACTTCTCGACAAAGGCAATGCGAAACGAAAACGGTATCGCCGAGATCGAGAAGGCGATCGACAAGCTGAGCAAGCAGCACCTAAGGCACATCCAAGCGTACGACCCACGCGGAGGAAAGGACAACGAACGTCGTTTAACCGGAAAATGCGAAACCAGCAGCATACATGATTTCAGCGCTGGTGTAGCGAATCGTAATGTCAGTATTCGTATACCTCGAGGCGTTGCCGAGGATAAGAAAGGGTACCTGGAGGACAGAAGACCAAGTAGCAATTGCGATCCATACTCGGTGTGCGACGCTCTTATTCGTACTTGTGTCCTCAACGAGTAA
- the LOC117611845 gene encoding coiled-coil domain-containing protein 39 isoform X1, which produces MTMNINIDEVLTALGWQDGFRIPVANEENKQLEEEIEKKIKLKVNLTTKLQTTEERIKMMEKRINNLMTEQDMNQNIINTHSVQLENEDHHYRLSCSTESNLRQEARNFEKEWKSVNETVSNIETELEKMTKKIESSKETIKYDEKGLQELEEMLSQNEDNNQLIEQYIKEDLKEYKELELKRQKLSTELQSYRDTIIKITNEAQEMNIILSRTSTLYDQTLIEYQQIFNQWSESVTMLQQRNNDIKNAIQEIETLHEITQGKKKVLEESEQFLKEQNENNKQIEESIKKLEKDLFRMKEEQQKLKETFGTYENQLIIHNNNAKKLTQHMQQMQADIKHKESQIQKKYTKLEYVNKQVSDLTKKLHSIDNQKTGIEEKAKEVENMIAEQEKKKSKITKEINRLQAGNLRVINQIKDLENENKILKMQYQKELKKFEYLNKLYTKDEQVYEEKKEALYMVEFEVQKAEMKLDRLRGNEYDKTEVERKQQNIEELQNVLNEKMKISKLLQKQITSLEDEMRKMSNNLANDNNELASLKNKRQDLVLLMNAGEKELKSAQNRYEEKQVEESMLRLKVSQMEKTISNLGNNVYDLERHQLELEAAVRERKTEIAIQKESLVIQKRVASSECSELRSAIAERNIRIKQLQARYDNYVAMLGTNTDGTPVNTTHLKIQNAQEKYLLQEEGDKLDETIRKTEQEIQAMENTLRIVNACNDKYKATLNVEEDKSETEEHKKLDNELQNAEKDLKQKQEQLQSLTEDMQKMQEDYAKVLKDIEETQEYKENKNQYLTNLKQQIQEQKEKISRADKNLQNAKKGIQKIFMNTGNKTLIIQEKEVQLRELQEQNSIVLQDIAEFTIHHIETEAYIKKLLAVKNIELPSVPILNQSPVSSQCHSSANSVVCVPKSTNRGSICGSSRGSIGHVVNIEPEFETASATNSSKQSIRLKQQCVKQSLQTQSTKRTF; this is translated from the exons ATGaccatgaatattaatattgacgAAGTTTTGACCGCGTTAGGATGGCAAGATGGATTTCGAATACCGGTAGCAAACGAAGAGAATAAACAATTAGAAGAAGAA attgaaaagaaaattaaattaaaagtaaactTGACCACGAAACTGCAAACTACAGAGGAACGAATCAAAATGATGGAAAAACGTATCAATAATTTAATGACGGAACAAGATATGaatcaaaatattataaatactcATTCGGTACAACTTGAAAACGAAGATCATCATTACCGCCTGAGTTGTAGCACTGAATCCAACCTTCGTCAAGAAGCGCGAAACTTTGAGAAAGAATGGAAATCAGTGAATGAGACAGTATCAAATATTGAAACAGAATTGGAAAAAATGacgaaaaaaatagaaagttcTAAGGAAACAATTAAATATGACGAAAAGGGATTACAAGAACTGGAGGAAATGTTAAGTCAAAATGAAgataataatcaattaataGAACAATATATAAAGGAAGATTTAAAAGAGtacaaa GAACTAGAATTAAAAAGGCAGAAACTTAGCACGGAATTACAGTCGTATCGTGACACGATCATTAAAATAACTAATGAGGCCCAAGAGATGAATATTATTCTTAGTAGAACATCGACATTGTATGATCAAACATTAATAGAATATCAACAGATTTTTAATCAATGGAGTGAGAGTGTAACTATGTTACAGcaaagaaataatgatattaaaaatgctATTCAA GAAATTGAAACATTACACGAGATTACACAGGGTAAAAAAAAAGTACTTGAGGAATCAGAACAGTTTTTAaaagaacaaaatgaaaataataaacaaattgaAGAATCAATTAAAAAACTGGAGAAAGATCTTTTTAGAAtgaaagaggaacaacaaaaattgaaagaaacgtTTGGTACATATGAAAACCAA TTAATTATACACAACAATAATGCAAAGAAATTAACTCAGCATATGCAACAAATGCAAGCTGATATAAAACATAAAGAATCACAAATTCAAAAAAAATACACGAAACTGGAATACGTGAATAAACAAGTGTCTGATTTAACTAAAAAATTACATAGTATTGACAATCAGAAAACAGGTATAGAAGAAAAAGCAAAGGAAGTGGAGAATATGATCGCG gaacaagaaaaaaagaagtccAAGATAACGAAAGAAATAAATCGTTTACAAGCAGGAAATTTACGtgtaattaatcaaataaaagaTTTAGAGAACGAGAATAAAATTCTAAAGATGCAATATCAGAAGGAGCTtaaaaaattcgaatatttaaacaaattatataCTAAGGATGAACAAGTAtacgaggaaaagaaagaagcatTATATATGGTTGAATTCGAAGTACAAAAAGCTGAGATGAAATTAGACAGATTAAGAGGCAATGAGTATGATAAGACTGAGGTAGAAAGAAAGCAGCAAAATATTGAAGAGCTACAAAATGTCTTaaatgagaaaatgaaaatatccaAGTTACTACAGAAACAAATTACAAGTTTAGAA GATGAGATGAGAAAAATGTCAAATAATTTAGCAAATGACAACAATGAATTGGcatctttaaaaaataaaagacaaGATCTTGTTCTTCTTATGAATGCTGGAGAAAAAGAACTAAAATCCGCTCAAAATCGTTATGAAGAGAAACAAGTAGAAGAGAGTATGTTAAGACTTAAGGTATCACAAATGGAGAAGACAATATCTAATCTTGGAAACAATGTATATGACTTGGAAAGACATCAGCTTGAATTAGAAGCT GCGGTACGGGAACGCAAAACAGAAATTGCAATACAGAAGGAATCACTGGTAATTCAGAAAAGAGTTGCTAGTAGCGAATGTTCGGAATTAAGATCTGCTATTGCCGAACGAAACATACGAATAAAACAGTTACAGGCAAGGTATGATAACTATGTAGCTATGTTAGGTACTAACACTGATGGTACCCCAGTAAATACTACCCATCTGAAGATCCAAAATGCACAAGAAAAATACCTTTTACAAGAAGAAGGGGATAAATTAGATGAAACAATAAGAAAAACTGAACAAGAAATACAAGCTATGGAAAATACATTAAGAATAGTAAATGCTTGTAATGACAAATATAAAGCTACTTTGAATGTAGAGGAGGATAAATCTGAAACAGAAGAACACAAAAAGTTAGATAATGAACTCCAAAATGCAGAGAAAGACTTAAAACAAAAACAAGAACAATTACAATCTTTAACTGAAGATATGCAG aaaaTGCAAGAGGATTATGCAAAAGTTCTTAAAGATATAGAAGAAACTCAAGagtataaagaaaataaaaatcaatatttaactAACTTAAAACAACAGATCCaagaacaaaaggaaaaaatatctAGAGCTGATAAAAATTTGCAGAATGCTAAGAAAGGtattcaaaaaatttttatgaataCTGGAAACAAAACATTAATTATACAAGAG aaAGAGGTACAACTACGTGAACTTCAGGAACAAAATTCTATTGTTTTACAAGACATTGCAGAATTTACAATTCATCATATAGAAACTGAAGCTTATATCAAGAAACTTTTAGCAgttaaaaatatagaattacCTTCTGTTCCAATACTTAATCAGTCACCAGTATCAAGTCAATGTCATAGTAGTGCAAACTCAGTGGTATGTGTGCCAAAAAGTACAAATCGCGGAAGTATTTGTGGATCATCAAGAGGAAGTATTGGACATGTTGTCAACATAGAACCTGAGTTTGAAA CTGCTTCAGCAACAAATTCGTCGAAACAAAGTATAAGGCTCAAACAGCAATGCGTGAAACAATCTCTACAAACGCAATCAACAAAaagaactttttaa
- the LOC117611845 gene encoding coiled-coil domain-containing protein 39 isoform X2 has protein sequence MTMNINIDEVLTALGWQDGFRIPVANEENKQLEEEIEKKIKLKVNLTTKLQTTEERIKMMEKRINNLMTEQDMNQNIINTHSVQLENEDHHYRLSCSTESNLRQEARNFEKEWKSVNETVSNIETELEKMTKKIESSKETIKYDEKGLQELEEMLSQNEDNNQLIEQYIKEDLKEYKELELKRQKLSTELQSYRDTIIKITNEAQEMNIILSRTSTLYDQTLIEYQQIFNQWSESVTMLQQRNNDIKNAIQEIETLHEITQGKKKVLEESEQFLKEQNENNKQIEESIKKLEKDLFRMKEEQQKLKETFGTYENQLIIHNNNAKKLTQHMQQMQADIKHKESQIQKKYTKLEYVNKQVSDLTKKLHSIDNQKTGIEEKAKEVENMIAEQEKKKSKITKEINRLQAGNLRVINQIKDLENENKILKMQYQKELKKFEYLNKLYTKDEQVYEEKKEALYMVEFEVQKAEMKLDRLRGNEYDKTEVERKQQNIEELQNVLNEKMKISKLLQKQITSLEDEMRKMSNNLANDNNELASLKNKRQDLVLLMNAGEKELKSAQNRYEEKQVEESMLRLKVSQMEKTISNLGNNVYDLERHQLELEAAVRERKTEIAIQKESLVIQKRVASSECSELRSAIAERNIRIKQLQARYDNYVAMLGTNTDGTPVNTTHLKIQNAQEKYLLQEEGDKLDETIRKTEQEIQAMENTLRIVNACNDKYKATLNVEEDKSETEEHKKLDNELQNAEKDLKQKQEQLQSLTEDMQKMQEDYAKVLKDIEETQEYKENKNQYLTNLKQQIQEQKEKISRADKNLQNAKKERGTTT, from the exons ATGaccatgaatattaatattgacgAAGTTTTGACCGCGTTAGGATGGCAAGATGGATTTCGAATACCGGTAGCAAACGAAGAGAATAAACAATTAGAAGAAGAA attgaaaagaaaattaaattaaaagtaaactTGACCACGAAACTGCAAACTACAGAGGAACGAATCAAAATGATGGAAAAACGTATCAATAATTTAATGACGGAACAAGATATGaatcaaaatattataaatactcATTCGGTACAACTTGAAAACGAAGATCATCATTACCGCCTGAGTTGTAGCACTGAATCCAACCTTCGTCAAGAAGCGCGAAACTTTGAGAAAGAATGGAAATCAGTGAATGAGACAGTATCAAATATTGAAACAGAATTGGAAAAAATGacgaaaaaaatagaaagttcTAAGGAAACAATTAAATATGACGAAAAGGGATTACAAGAACTGGAGGAAATGTTAAGTCAAAATGAAgataataatcaattaataGAACAATATATAAAGGAAGATTTAAAAGAGtacaaa GAACTAGAATTAAAAAGGCAGAAACTTAGCACGGAATTACAGTCGTATCGTGACACGATCATTAAAATAACTAATGAGGCCCAAGAGATGAATATTATTCTTAGTAGAACATCGACATTGTATGATCAAACATTAATAGAATATCAACAGATTTTTAATCAATGGAGTGAGAGTGTAACTATGTTACAGcaaagaaataatgatattaaaaatgctATTCAA GAAATTGAAACATTACACGAGATTACACAGGGTAAAAAAAAAGTACTTGAGGAATCAGAACAGTTTTTAaaagaacaaaatgaaaataataaacaaattgaAGAATCAATTAAAAAACTGGAGAAAGATCTTTTTAGAAtgaaagaggaacaacaaaaattgaaagaaacgtTTGGTACATATGAAAACCAA TTAATTATACACAACAATAATGCAAAGAAATTAACTCAGCATATGCAACAAATGCAAGCTGATATAAAACATAAAGAATCACAAATTCAAAAAAAATACACGAAACTGGAATACGTGAATAAACAAGTGTCTGATTTAACTAAAAAATTACATAGTATTGACAATCAGAAAACAGGTATAGAAGAAAAAGCAAAGGAAGTGGAGAATATGATCGCG gaacaagaaaaaaagaagtccAAGATAACGAAAGAAATAAATCGTTTACAAGCAGGAAATTTACGtgtaattaatcaaataaaagaTTTAGAGAACGAGAATAAAATTCTAAAGATGCAATATCAGAAGGAGCTtaaaaaattcgaatatttaaacaaattatataCTAAGGATGAACAAGTAtacgaggaaaagaaagaagcatTATATATGGTTGAATTCGAAGTACAAAAAGCTGAGATGAAATTAGACAGATTAAGAGGCAATGAGTATGATAAGACTGAGGTAGAAAGAAAGCAGCAAAATATTGAAGAGCTACAAAATGTCTTaaatgagaaaatgaaaatatccaAGTTACTACAGAAACAAATTACAAGTTTAGAA GATGAGATGAGAAAAATGTCAAATAATTTAGCAAATGACAACAATGAATTGGcatctttaaaaaataaaagacaaGATCTTGTTCTTCTTATGAATGCTGGAGAAAAAGAACTAAAATCCGCTCAAAATCGTTATGAAGAGAAACAAGTAGAAGAGAGTATGTTAAGACTTAAGGTATCACAAATGGAGAAGACAATATCTAATCTTGGAAACAATGTATATGACTTGGAAAGACATCAGCTTGAATTAGAAGCT GCGGTACGGGAACGCAAAACAGAAATTGCAATACAGAAGGAATCACTGGTAATTCAGAAAAGAGTTGCTAGTAGCGAATGTTCGGAATTAAGATCTGCTATTGCCGAACGAAACATACGAATAAAACAGTTACAGGCAAGGTATGATAACTATGTAGCTATGTTAGGTACTAACACTGATGGTACCCCAGTAAATACTACCCATCTGAAGATCCAAAATGCACAAGAAAAATACCTTTTACAAGAAGAAGGGGATAAATTAGATGAAACAATAAGAAAAACTGAACAAGAAATACAAGCTATGGAAAATACATTAAGAATAGTAAATGCTTGTAATGACAAATATAAAGCTACTTTGAATGTAGAGGAGGATAAATCTGAAACAGAAGAACACAAAAAGTTAGATAATGAACTCCAAAATGCAGAGAAAGACTTAAAACAAAAACAAGAACAATTACAATCTTTAACTGAAGATATGCAG aaaaTGCAAGAGGATTATGCAAAAGTTCTTAAAGATATAGAAGAAACTCAAGagtataaagaaaataaaaatcaatatttaactAACTTAAAACAACAGATCCaagaacaaaaggaaaaaatatctAGAGCTGATAAAAATTTGCAGAATGCTAAGAAAG aaAGAGGTACAACTACGTGA
- the LOC117611857 gene encoding peptidyl-prolyl cis-trans isomerase NIMA-interacting 1, with translation MADEELPSGWEKRLSRSTGQHYYLNIYTKESQWDRPDKPAGNNPSGNNPSGNNKRDSPEEVQCSHLLVKHSGSRRPSSWREEKITRSKEEALELIKSYREQIVSGKATFAELASKYSDCSSAKRGGDLGPFNRGAMQKPFEQAAFALKVGELSSPVHTDSGIHIIQRTA, from the exons ATGGCGGACGAAGAATTACCATCGGGTTGGGAAAAACGTTTAAGTAGATCTACCG gacagcattattatttaaatatttatactaaAGAAAGTCAATGGGATAGGCCAGATAAACCTGCTGGAAATAATCCATCTGGAAATAATCCATCTGGAAATAATAAAAGGGATAGCCCAGAAGAAGTGCAGTGTTCTCACTTATTAGTAAAACATTCAGGTTCTCGTCGACCGTCTTCTTGGCGGGAAGAAAAGATTACAAGATCAAAGGAAGAAGCTCTTGAACTTATCAAAT CTTACAGAGAGCAAATTGTATCTGGAAAAGCAACTTTTGCTGAACTTGCTTCAAAGTATAGCGATTGTAGTTCAGCTAAGCGAGGTGGAGACTTGGGACCATTTAATAGAGGTGCAATGCAGAAGCCTTTTGAACAAGCAGCATTTGCTCTTAAAGTTGGTGAATTGTCTTCACCAGTTCACACAGATAGTGGTATCCATATCATTCAGCGAACAGCATAA